The genomic interval CGTTTACCTTTGGTCTCTAATACCTATTGATTGTTGTCGAGGCttctaattatttctaaatttttctcttttttctttttattcggGCTTCTATGTTAGTGTTCCGATACTCCTGTAGGTCTTCCTACTTCTGTTACTTCTTTTAATTCATagttttatgattatttttgttgttgttatcCTTATTATGAATCTTTGTGCTTCTATTTATCTTATTTTCCTcgttctatttctatttttgttatattttctcatttctttttattcaggTTTTTCTGTTACTGTTCTAGTTCTTAGTTTAATCCATAGTTTATTATCACATTTGTTGATCTAACACTTCTTGTGAACCTTTTTACATCTATTTATGTTCATTTGgctgattttattatattttttcgttCCTCATTCTTCAGGTTCTTCCGTTAGTGTTCCGATATTTCTATAGGTCTTCCTACTTCTGTTACTTCTTTCAATCCATAGTTTCATCACTATTTTTGTTGCTGTTATCCTTATTATGATTCTTTCTTTGTGCTCCTGTTTATCTCATTTTGCTtgttctatttctatttttgttatattttctcattttttttttcaggttttCCTGTTACCATTCCAGTACTTTTACAGGTTTAATCGATagcttatttatttttttttctttaaattatgaGTTATTCTTGTTATTTATGACCTTTTCTTTAACGTCTCTTCCTCTTTTCGTCCTATTGTTCATCCTAAGTAGTTACTCGAtatcatttttccaaatttcttccatttttttctaaaatttcatttattctcATTAATTATTCTTCTTATTATCCATTTGTCCacttttatttactatttatgaCCATTTTCTTTAACGTCTCTTCCTCTTTTTGTCCAATTATTACTATTTAATTGTTACTCGATgacatttttccatatttttttttaaatttaatatattttaatcgattctatttatttagataaatcaaaaaaagCGGATACTCACCCTCGATTGGAACCCTTCAGTTCCGGTCAAGTTTACAACAAAAGTAAAGGGATGCAGGTGCACGTCATAGCGAATACGAACGAAAATGCAcagtaagattttttttttcaattattttctatattataaaaagaaaatttacggGAAACTCATGTGGTGTTTTTATTAACCGGGTAGGTGACTATTTTCgccataattttttatcatttttgttacGACTGATTTTGTGCCAATGTTATTTACGCAAAAAAAATTGCCCAATTATCCATCACACATACAGCGTTTATCAAAAACCTTGATCACAAATTTATTGGTTTAtcattatatatgaaaaaaaaatatatttaaacggaaattgttagaaaatatgggaaaataacattttttttttaataattttgctTCTCAATAgcgatatttattttttttttgactaacCGTCATAAatcttgataattattttttttaagtacctaaattgtatattattggtgtgtatatatatatatataaatgtgttttttgtttaaacaattggttacaaataaatgtatatttattgtttgttacgagtttgttttattttgaataaaataatacaaactcCACTGTACCCTCCTCCCTTAATCCCCCACCCTAATTAAATGTATTACAACGTAGCGCCATCTTTTAATCATAAGGGAAGGTAAGTAACAACGTgacgtatttatttttaaaagcacatttaaagaaaaaaaaaagaaaaaaattcataataagcTTTATTTCAATAATGTTAAATAATCTATTACAAATCAACTTGAAACAGTTAACATTTCGaggtttttcttttaattaatagaagaaaaaaaaaggaaacttGAAGTTTTCTTTATTATCGTCCAGAAAGAAATTACACAATTACCTAATGTCTAAATTTACATAAACTAAAGTCGAAATAGAGAATTCCCTCGATTCTATCACTGGTTTTTcgatataatcaatttaaaaatggatGGAAacgtttttttcctttttccccgAAATTCTACAAGAAAATTTGCAACGGTCCTTCGAACAATCGCATGAAAATTCTTAGTTTTACCATAAACGCTTTCACCATAGGAAAATTAAGAACGGCATATTATTTATCTTGACTCCCTCGTATAATAATCGATTTAAAGGAAAGTAGGAACGATAAGTAATTTATCTTgacaccctcgtataataacgattagaaaaaattttatttacaaaaatatattattttatttttattgtaacgaatatatttaataaaaactaaaaattttcaatgaaaaactaaataattgaattgcAGATTAAATACGGGGGCGATTTAAATAGATCTAATTTAACATACATGTAAATGACATTctaaaaatgccaaaaaaataaattaaataatatgagGCGTGTGTacacaattataaatatttaaacctaTAAATTTAATCGATTAAAACGGTGATTATGGAGAATGTAAAATATTCGTAGATACCGGGgatgtgaaaaaatttattcatcgATTATCTAAAAGCATTTGACTGTATAAAACGTGATAATCTTCAATTCCAGTCAGTTTAAGATGCCTTATTCTTCTTATTTACGATCCTATTTATCGTACAGATTAATTGAGGGTTGTAGGACTGATCGAAGGACTAAAAGGGTTCATTTAATAGGATCCAGGATTATGATGACTTGAAACATGTTTCTAAGGGGATGAAAAGCTTCTAGTCACTAGGATAGACTCATAATTAACAACTGTACAATCATTTCTTCCATTTTAAAACgaatttattgatgaaaaaaattgtttttgcaaCCATTATAGTAATAGAGAATCTGCATTTTCCGGAATCACTCAATTAGTAACCAGAAAACATGATAAACTTCAATTCCAGTCAGTTTAAGATCCCTCATTCTTCTCATCTACGATCCTATTCATCATAGAGGTTGATCGAGGGTTGTAGGACTGATGGAAGGACTAAAAGGGTTCGTTTAATAGGAACCAGGATTTCGATGGCTTGAAACAGGTTTCTAAGTAGACGAGgagttttgaatatatttttacaaaatgaaattatctaagaaaaaaagttttcgaatGAACTTTGATAATTTAATCGATTAAATTATGAACAACTAAAAAGCTGCATacaacataaaaacaaaaaaattgataggtAGTAACAATATACCTACAAGTTGTAGCAAAAAACTTTTATCGAAAGCTGAAAAGTTCAAACTTCACCTGTATGGTACTTTATATCGTTGCTAAATGTcctttttttatctatatatttccAACTTAAATAAAATACACATATATTGATCTGGGGGGGTATTCACAGCCTTTAATATTCATCACAAACAAGTTTGATGTCGACACAGGATACTTAGGAATGATTTTAGACACACACTGAATGattgtataaaatttgtaatacaattaaaaaatgatttgtgcaccaaatatcacttttaaaaatttttaagctCCCAAAAAAATCATGGACATAATTACAAtgtaatatattgaaatattgcaAATGATGTGATTGAATTTTAACTTGACATCAATTAAATGGGAAAAAAATGTCAAAGGATCAGTAACAagaatttatattatagaaaagaaGAACATACATggtgattgaaaaatattgagtaatttacTAAAGAATTCTCAGATATCCATATGGTCCAAGATCATAATGAAGTCAATCGAAGATACTAGAAGTTGTATTGTGCCATAAAGATGGAAAATCCTGTAGAAGTTcttcaataattgaaataacCAGGAtgtcatttcaaaaaaattatttcgggCAGTAAAAATGATCTAACGACGGAACATCccctaaaataattttgaaacaacagAATGTGACTTAATTCAACAAGTTACAAATATACGGGtggatatacaaaaatatagaaCATAATGAAGTCAAACAAAGATACTAGAAATTGTATTGTTCCATAAAGATGGAAAATCCTGTAGAAGTTcttcaataattgaaataacCAGGATGTcacttcaaaatattatttctagaaGTAAAAACGATTCAACAACATCGGTACATCtcctaaaataattttgaaacaactgAATGTGACTAAATTCAACAAGTTACAAAGATACGGGTGAATACacaaaattatagaatataatGAAGTCAAACGAAGATGGTAGAAGCTGCATTGTGCCATAAAGATGGAAAATCCTGTAGAAGTTattcaataattgaaataacCAGGATGTcacatcaaaaaattatttctagtaGTAAAAACGATCTAACAACAAcaagaaattcaatttatcTGATAACAAGCAGCCATTAAAGCTCTAATTAACCCCTTCGTAGCAAATGAAGAAAGTATATATAGGAGTTAAGGCGAGGAAATATACTCCtagaaagatataataaaagatttataaaaaactttcaaccttaataagaataataatcaataagaaTCTTTTCGAAACTTTACTCGATGGACATTAGGTttagaaaaagataaaaatgcAGATTTTGCTACAGGGAGGATGTAATATCTATTGTTGTTCTGTTTTAGTACGAGAATTTACACCTGGGGGTGAAGAATCGATAAAAAACACCGGATATCCTCCCTAGAGCTGCAGGTGAAAATAATTCTTTGGGTCACAGTGTATGTGATACCTCAAACTGTATATACTgatataatattcatatattagtaaaaaaatcttgaaagGATTCTAAAAGGataaaactttgtttattattttatctaatccTGATATGTACGGattacacaaaaatattataatgaaaataatttccgaTGAAGGATTAGTTCGgatagtttattatttattatccaatcgattaatataataaaatattttatacaatcaTTCTTTCGTAATTCACCCCaatctagttatttttttcaataatattttactaCAAATTTTCCTGTAGTAAATACAAGGTGacaacatgaaaaaaatatgaattccaacgttttaaaaaataaatttttctcttcGACCCTGAGATAGTATCATCTAAATGGCAGATAATTTTCACCGATCGAAACGTCGAATTCCATCATCATGTTTATCAACGAGGCTACCGACAATATGCTTCCaacatttccaaaaataatttattcattggTACTAATTCTCTTTGATGTACGTCCGACCAAAACCTCCGGATAACGTAATTCGCCTGCCTTAAAACAGGCAGACACAACAGGAGCTGCTGGACTTGACTAAGGACAGCCGTAGGCCTGAAATTCGAACCGAATTAATTTGATTATGGGGAGTAGATTCCGGAGACTCACCTCAATACGCCAACCGTATCCGATAGAGCGGTCAGAATCGTTTCCCTAAATTTTTTAAGCGATTGATATTCGTCCAATTTCACATCCGAATTCGTTAATACCAAAGCTTTTAAAAGATAATATTCTTCTTTCAAAATGGATAGTTTGTCTAACCTTTCGACGACGTGCCAAcactgtaaaaaaaatttacaatatataatgtctgataaacaaaatttcgattataaaaatgtttcttcatcgtttggttgtttgaaaattattcgaaatgtgacttttttatttttggggGAGAATAATAAATCACGAAACGAAAAATCAGGCGATTTGGGTGGCTATAGTAGTACCAAAATCTTTCTTGATGCTAAAACTTATGTTTTTTGACGTTTATCGATAATTTTATGGTACAATCCTTGATCTATAGTCTTCCCAGGTGGAATCTAATCCTTTTGGAGCACCCTGGGAATCTTTTTTTGGTTTGGGAGCATTTGATGTTGGTTATAATACTTCTTTTcgataattttagtaaaaaaaaacttccATCATCTCTTAATTCTTTAGAAACAATTTCTTAGTCACTTTACTCGATTGACAGTCTTTGTATCTCTAAAAATCATTataacaacgttgccagatcgTGGAAAGACAACTAGTAGTGAACAGGATGTCTGTTGATCCTTTTTTGACGTTTATCGATAATTTTATGGTACAATCCTTAATCTATAGTCTTCCCAGGTGGAATCTAATTCTTTTGGAGCACCCCGGGACTCTTTTTTGGTTTGGGAGCATTTGATGTTGGTTATAATACTTCTTTTcgatatttttagtaaaaaaaaaacaactttcatCATCTTTTAATTCCTTAGAAATAATTTCTTAGTCACTTTACTCGATTGAAAGTCTTTGTACCTCTAAAAATCGTCgccaaattgtgaaaaatatatttcgacaTGTCAACACTGTAAAAAATGctctaaaaaaatttcgtttaccAAATAGTCCCTTCAAATGATTTTTCTAGGAGTTGTAGCAATTCTTAGACAAAATCCTCGTTTCCGTGTTAAAAAATCATCCAAAATGTgacgttttttctttttgggaCATAAAAATAAGTCACGATACGGTAAATCGGGCGACTAGGGTGGCAATAGTAACACTGAAATCTTTCTTGATGCTAAAACTTGAGTTACAGTCAACTAGCCTACAGTCTGTTGACGTAATAAAATACTCGATTCGCAGTCTTCCCAGGTGGAACTAAACCCTTAACGTCCCATTCCGGGTGTCAAAGAAACATTGTTCTTCCCCATGTGAGCTCTTTGTGATCTTAGCGTTGATTCTGGTTCTTTTTTTGACGTTAACCAACTTTCATTAACCCCAATTCGggtaaaatcattttttttagtcACTTAATTATCAGATTttatacatagaaaaaattgatgtaaCAACGTTGTCAAATCGTGAAAATAATAAGGACTTTAAAGAAATATAACTTACAGTTTGATATAGTTCTAAAGATCCGCTTTCCCTCGAAGTTTTTTCATCGAGACTGAAATCGATGGCGAATTGCAACCTTCCCAAATTAATCGATGGTAAACTGCGAAAAGCCAAAGTTAAAGTCAAAATTTCGGCCCAAGTGCTTTGTAATAATCGCATTTGATCGTTTAACGACAGATCCGTAAAACCAGGTATCTGTTTGGCCCAACCGATGATCCCTACCAATTCCCTATCGTACAAATCGCTCAAAATGGAAAGGGTGCGTTGTTTGGAATTATCCAGGgctttatttatttcgaaacaGTCCGGTTCGCAACCAGATAGGGCTTCGAGCATCTTAATATCCTCTAGAAGAAGTAGAGGTCTTTGAGCGGTCACCACTTGTACTTGATACGGACTATCTGGATTTCTTCTGTATTTTTGTCGACCGCCTCTGACTCTATCTAATCTAACGCCCTCCTTTAACATACCGGATCGAAGGCATTTTCGAAATCTACAAGCTTGGCACGCTTTCCTTCTACGTTTGTTGATTTCACATTCGCCAGATGCAGGACACGTGTATTCAATGTTACCTGAAAAATTAAAACGCCCAGTTGATATCgagatatgaagaaaaataattgagataATGTACCTTGTATCGTCCTTTTGAAAAACGCTTTGCAGGCTTCGCAGGAAGCGACTCCGTAATGAAATCCCGATGCTACGTCTCCGCAAACCAGACATAATCGTCTAGGGGAGTCCTCTTCTTTAATTTCGccctaaaaaaaattttaaatctaatttttgtcacattttttgttctttgtaataattgaaaggTTATTTAGCGCAGGAAATTGAATGGCAGATATATTCTTGATAACTGACAATCGAATTACTCAAAATggaaagttttttctatttttccgtTTATTacagatttttatagaaaaagtattttaaaataaatcgaagtagtttttttcggtttttcttaatggaaaattagaaaaaaatattgtattagaGGAatctaattttgatattaataccTATTCAACCAATGACAATTGTATCAGTAACAATGTtcgataaaaatcaatttctgtaaaaatttcaaacaataactTCCGGATTGTACAGCCTCTCATATTACCAGACCTACGTCCTATAGAATTTATTCTTGTGAGGTCTCTTGGAAGACATGTTTTCTTGTTTTTGGTACAATATGGTATATTACGGTCCATAAATGATCCAAAAACTATAAGGTTGTTAGATTGGATGGACATGAAGCCCTACAACAGCCTCTTAGATCCTCAAAAATACATCCTAGAGATTTTTTGGTACTATTTGGTAACTAGATTGAGATGTTCTGGTATATTACGGTAcataaatgttttcaaaaacttcCTGGTTGTTAGAGTGGAAGACATTGAGGCCTACATCAGCCTCTTAGATCCCCTAAACTACATCCTAGAGATTTTTTCTTGTGGGGATGCTTggaaaagaagtttttttaggTTTTGGTACAATTTGATAACTAGATTGAGATGTTCTGGTACTTTTCGGTTATTGGATTAGAAGACTTGGAGCCCTAAAACAGCCTCTTAGATCACCAAAACTACATCCTAGAGATTTTTTGGTACAATTTGGTAACTAGATTGAGATATTCTGGTATATTAAGGTACATAAATGATCCTAAAACTTTCTGGTTGTAAGATTGGAAGATATGGAGGCCTACATCAGCCTCTTAGGCCTCTAAACCTACATCCTAGAGATTTTTTCTTGCGGGGATGTttcgaaaataagtttttttcggTTTTGTTACAATTTGGTAACTAGATTGAGATGTTCTGGTACATTATGGTACATAAATGAtccaaaaacttttcatttgttGGATTATAAGCCCTACAACAGCCTTTTAGGTCACCAAAACTACATCCTAGAGATTTTTTCTTGTGGGGATTCTTGGAAAACAAGTTTTTTCGGTTTGGGTATAAATTTATGGTACATTTACTTGAGGAAGATCTTCTATCAACTAGATTGGGTTATTCTGGTATATTAAGGTGcataaaagttttcaaaaagtttccgGTTGTTAGATTATAAGACTTGGAGCCCTATAACAGCCCCTTAGATCACCAAAACTACATCCTAGAGATTTTTCTGTGGTAGTAGAAGTGACCTAAGAGGCTGTTTTTAGGCTCCAAGTCTTCTAATCCAACAAcctgaaagttttcaaaaacatttatgcACAGTAATATACCTATATATCTAGTTAATAAAtagttaatagaaaattttccataagTAAATGTACCATAAATTTATACCAAAACcgaaaaaaacttgttttccaAGAATCCCCACAAGAAAAAATCTCTAGGACGAAGGTTTGGTTATATAAGAGGCTGTCTTCTACCAATTAGATTGGGTTGTTCTGGTATATTACGGTGCATAAATGTTTACGAAAACTTTCTGGTTGTTGTATTAGAAAACTTGGAGTCCTACAGCAGCCTCTTAGATCAGCAAAACTACATCCAAGAGATTTTTTCTTGTGGGAAttcttccaaaaaaaaatcatcattacTTTTTTACAAATCATGGAatcctttataatttttttttgcttatacTAGATGATAAATTGTCCAAGATCAaacctatataaaaaaaaataattaattcgaAACTTCGATTTAAGAAGGTATTAAATTTATTCCAGCGCTGAATAATGCATGGTGAAGTGTCTAGACTGCCgtctaataattcaaaaaaaataaataaataaataaaaaccgtATCACTTACTTCTATATGTCCTATCCCTGAATCTGTATGTGGTTGAGTAGTTGACGAACAGTACTGCCTTTCTGGGCTACTAGGAGACCTGATATTCCTCTCGtaatttttttcgtgaaaatctaCCTACaaacgataattttttttttcaatactcgacataacttttgataaaaaaataaactcgcCTCGCTATTCGAAGACTTGATGCTACCATCATTCAAAACGGTCGTCGTCGTCGTAGTGGGTGAATACATATCGCTATGTGACGGCGAACAATCCTGGAATCCctctaattctttttttatttggggGACGCAACCGGTCGAAACTTCCCCGTCCAGATTGTCAGTCATCATAGATACCTTAAAATCGACGTCAACAAATGGCTTAAAacgactttaaaaattatatttaatcgtACTTTAGGGCGTGGACAACTGcactcatttaaaaaaaaaataatcgaaacaaCGAATTTTTAATGGCAAAAAATATCTGATATAGAAAgactattaaaaacaaagtgtTGAAACACCCATTTAAttgtttgttattaataaaacgatttaattactataaaaaaaatatattttattacatttattcaTGATGATGCATAACTTCGGGACGTGGACAACTGCACTCATCTTTTAAGAATAAATCTTGTAAAATCATtgataggaaaaaaatttagtcTATAATTGgtggaataataaaataataggaaaaaatttggtgaaataataaaaaaatggggTTGAAACCCTTATTTTACGAATTTTGTAAACTAAAAGATGAAATATTACGGAAATATTTTCGTATCTGTCCGGTTTAGAATCAAAATTTGGCATTTTCGATACCGcggaatccatttatcgaagaAATTAGTACTTCCGGTGCACCCAATGATTTGATTGGTTGTTTTTTCGGATTTTTTGCACTGAATTTATGGATTATATAAAATTCACAgtaaaatatgaagaaacaatttgaaatttaaattaaaataaaatattttcgagatttttattattatgcgTATTTCCCCTTATTTAGGACccccaaaataaaaattttcgtttaaatCGTGAATGCGGCAAATCAATCGATTCACTTATTAATTTCCTATATCTGGGacttcgataaatggattctacgatcTCGAAAACGTCAAACtaacgtatttttattttatatacgatATACGCAAATACTAATTTGATCAATTCCTACATATTTTGGCCCCAATTcaaggaaatatttttcaattttcatttcgtTTTTCCTCGAAACGAGCCTGGGAAACTTTCTAAATACTTAGTAGTGCAAAATTCGGTATAAATTTGGCCTTAAGGCTATTTCCGATATCTAGGacttcgataaatggattctacgatcTCGAAAACGTCAAACTAACGTgtctttattatatatacagcTTGTCTTATTCGAAGTTTGATTGCTAGATGCGTAAATACTAATTTGATCATTTCCGACATATTTTGGCCCCAATTcaagcaaatatttttcaaatttcatttcgtttttCCTCGAAGCGAACATGGGAGATTTTCCAAATACTACTTGGTGCAAAATTCGGTGTAAATTAGGCCTTAAGGCTTTTTTGTAGTTGACTTAATTTTCTCggactaataattttttttaaacgtcaATATTTCGCGAAAAAATAACTTTCCCCTCTTCAACCAAGCCCCTCAAAATGACACCCATTcgatataaatcaaataattcgaaatttgaCGACGTATTTTTTTCGGATTAAATTAATACGAGCGGTGTGCAGTTGAGATGAGATTAgacgaaagaaaaaataaaaaggattaGAGGCGATAGAGGAGTAGAGGAAATATCGACGTTGGCCTTGCACTTGAACTGACTGAAAAACCAAGAAAAGAACACTTGCAGTCAAGGTCGACCGGTTTCGGTTATTTATTTCTTGACCAatcgataattattattgtttgatgCATAAATGCAtcgaaaaagatattttttacgACTCATTCGTTTGCAAAAAAATTCGACATGTTATCCTATCTATATCGATATTCCTTTCGTCTTTTcagtttaattaatttaataaaaaaggcgtTATTACACGTAATTACATATCTAATTACATAACGATACATTCCTagaaattatctaaataaacataaaaatgcTAACTTcgctaataatatttttttttaataaatttcgtCGCAATTTATACGAGGtccttaaaattattaaacgtATTCCCACAACATTCTTGAAGTACCCCGTATTTCGATATATACCCCCGAAGttactacaaaaataaatcgacgtaaacaacaatttatatCCCAATACGGCCTCCCCCccctaaaaaaaatgttgtatccACGAGGAGAATCGTCGACTGCCAGTCAGCTTGGTAACTGGGATTTATTCAAGATCGAGGCCAGATCAAGCTCAACTTGACCTTCATTTCCTTGCATCCTATTCATTTTAAATCCCATCGCATCGCTGCATAGTGAATTCTAAATATTCGACAGAGGCGGCCGAAGGGGGACGACTGTTCCAAATAATCATTATTCGATCGACTTGTCGTAGATCTATAGTTACGAAAAGTCTTTcggaaaattttaaataacggATAGTCGAGGTCTTTCTGATATATCTATCATACCCCACTTGAAAATGTCCTTTCTCTCCTTTTCACGAATAGGGATAATTCCTATCCAACTGGTCCAGCTTGGACCACAACCATCGAACCCTAGCTTTCCTTTTCTTTTGATCTTGGGCTGGGTTTTGTCAAAACTATGTTGTGTAAGGTCTGTGGTCCCACAACTAGCTGCAGATTCGATTTCCCGCACTTTTACGCCTTTTGCAGCCAATTCGTTGTTCGATTGATGTGGAACCAGGGATTCTTGGCCTCTTGGAGGGCTTTATTGGAATATCCGGGTCGGAAACCGTGGGTGGAGGGTTGGAAGCAACTTTTTACATCCGTGACTGTTGAATCCTGACCTTCCTTCTCTTCGTTTCCTGAGCCGAGCCTTGTCAAACCCATCTTTGGGGGATAGTGGATTCAGTTATCCCACAACCAGGGTTGGAAAAACCTTGTATCGAGTAGGATTTTGTAGAAAACGTTAGGATCTAGGACCTTTAAATCGTGGCCTTCCTTCTCTTCATTTCCTGAGCCGAGTCTTGTCAAACCCATACTTTGGGAGTAGTGGGTTCCGTGGTACATGTTTGTTCTGCGCCCTCAGGGGGAAATGAAGGATTTGTCGTGGTCCTTGCTCTTGTAGGGTCCTTAGAATGTCACTCGGTAAACATTTGATTAGGGCTCGAGTCCTTTCCACCAGTGATCTACGTCAAGGTCTAACGAATCCTTGAGGGAGCGACTTGCACCCTATATCAATGTTAAAAGAGCTGAATTGACGTacattgttcaaattttgacaggttaaatgacagtttcttgttaatgaaaatagtttcagTTTAGAGACGGGTAATTTGAAATCGTTATCGCATATCGCAACGccctatatattgaaattaaaatcttcccaattttctgtaaaaatttttattgtaccGCTACTGAACCACTGTGATATcagttaaaaatagttttaatggAAACctacacgttttttttttcgtgtttagaCAGTGTTTATAATCGAAACTTCTATTCATATTACTCGCATTATAGGATTTTTTCCGTCTGttatttcctaatttttcatgaaatacgAGGTGTCGTGAATAAATTCGTTCCAGAACTAACAAAACTCGGTTAAATATACCGTGTGTATGGAAAAAACTATTGTCTTAGACATCCATAACTTTGTTTTCTCGTTTTCCtacatcaattattatttcagaTGGTTTTTcctgtttcaataaatttttatccaaaatcaCTGTACTATAacgttttttatcaaaatactcaCATAAAGCAGAAGTTTTCGTCTAAATTATCtaccacacctcgtatatattgaATGACTAAAAACATATGCGGGTTTtggtgtattttttttattaaaattttgagaattaaCTGAATAAATCatggaattttcttttttaataaacgttCCGAATTTTGTGCCCAgctgtaaaataaaattaggtaTTTTGGCTATAAGCCACGGTCACTTATCAGCTGatggaaatatttaaattccattttttttttcactatacATACtagaatttttaacaaatttttcactatttcgAAAATTAGTAAAA from Diorhabda sublineata isolate icDioSubl1.1 chromosome 8, icDioSubl1.1, whole genome shotgun sequence carries:
- the LOC130448345 gene encoding steroid hormone receptor ERR2 isoform X1 gives rise to the protein MLWIFYITFWGCLKRIYIVMMDCWMQDVVSMMTDNLDGEVSTGCVPQIKKELEGFQDCSPSHSDMYSPTTTTTTVLNDGSIKSSNSEVDFHEKNYERNIRSPSSPERQYCSSTTQPHTDSGIGHIEGEIKEEDSPRRLCLVCGDVASGFHYGVASCEACKAFFKRTIQGNIEYTCPASGECEINKRRRKACQACRFRKCLRSGMLKEGVRLDRVRGGRQKYRRNPDSPYQVQVVTAQRPLLLLEDIKMLEALSGCEPDCFEINKALDNSKQRTLSILSDLYDRELVGIIGWAKQIPGFTDLSLNDQMRLLQSTWAEILTLTLAFRSLPSINLGRLQFAIDFSLDEKTSRESGSLELYQTCWHVVERLDKLSILKEEYYLLKALVLTNSDVKLDEYQSLKKFRETILTALSDTVGVLRPTAVLSQVQQLLLCLPVLRQANYVIRRFWSDVHQRELVPMNKLFLEMLEAYCR
- the LOC130448345 gene encoding steroid hormone receptor ERR2 isoform X2, translating into MMTDNLDGEVSTGCVPQIKKELEGFQDCSPSHSDMYSPTTTTTTVLNDGSIKSSNSEVDFHEKNYERNIRSPSSPERQYCSSTTQPHTDSGIGHIEGEIKEEDSPRRLCLVCGDVASGFHYGVASCEACKAFFKRTIQGNIEYTCPASGECEINKRRRKACQACRFRKCLRSGMLKEGVRLDRVRGGRQKYRRNPDSPYQVQVVTAQRPLLLLEDIKMLEALSGCEPDCFEINKALDNSKQRTLSILSDLYDRELVGIIGWAKQIPGFTDLSLNDQMRLLQSTWAEILTLTLAFRSLPSINLGRLQFAIDFSLDEKTSRESGSLELYQTCWHVVERLDKLSILKEEYYLLKALVLTNSDVKLDEYQSLKKFRETILTALSDTVGVLRPTAVLSQVQQLLLCLPVLRQANYVIRRFWSDVHQRELVPMNKLFLEMLEAYCR